One stretch of Lucilia cuprina isolate Lc7/37 chromosome 6, ASM2204524v1, whole genome shotgun sequence DNA includes these proteins:
- the LOC111674609 gene encoding uncharacterized protein LOC111674609, whose amino-acid sequence MSLDTESNLDILVEYNKDTLKSLLNLLKNELPHKIRQYNFLLSYLYHYDILNQNRNNLISDRWNVRFYGHRYGKLENCTIVTINGSKDFVITAFTLEKSRTELKECLRKTKLINWETKSLNIMCDESVFKAVNEVVCEKDTNWTYLPLENVLHISKEKIRQLSTDSNLPEDLYLGPLDPEKHAKIMDDHWDYKAENSLQLIRQSIELNGGIGIFRHGVEQPICWISTNEFLTPGFLHTLAAERKKGYAALIMKMELKRLLSIHNTDLFSFVCIENIPSLKLHYKLGFETVNRVTWIQKCN is encoded by the exons ATGTCATTGGATACGGAATCAAATCTGGATATTTTGGTAGAATATAATAAAGATACTTTAAAATCTTTGTTAAATCTTCTAAAGAATGAATTACCTCATAAAATACGAcaatataatttcttattaagtTATTTGTATCATTACGATATTTTGAATCAAAATCGTAATAATTTAATTTCGGATCGTTGGAATGTTAGATTTTATGGTCATCGTTATGGAAAACTGGAAAATTGTACGATTGTTACCATTAATGGAAGTAAG GATTTTGTTATAACTGCATTTACTTTGGAAAAAtctagaacggaactaaaagAGTGTCTTcggaaaactaaattaattaattggGAAACTAAAAGTCTTAACATAATGTGCGATGAATCTGTATTTAAGGCAGTCAATGAAGTGGTGTGTGAAAAGGACACAAATTGGACATATCTGCCTTTGGAAAATGTACTGCATATAAGTAAAGAGAAAATAAGACAATTATCAACTGATAG TAACTTACCAGAAGATTTATACTTGGGCCCCTTGGATCCCGAAAAACATGCAAAAATCATGGATGATCATTGGGATTATAAAGCGGAAAATTCATTGCAATTAATTCGTCAGTCCATAGAGTTAAATGGTGGCATTGGCATATTTCGCCACGGTGTTGAGCAACCAATATGTTGGATATCTACAAATGAATTTCTTACTCCAGG TTTCCTACATACTCTGGCGGCGGAACGAAAAAAAGGCTATGCTGCTTTAATTATGAAAATGGAATTGAAACGTTTATTATCGATCCATAATAccgatttattttcatttgtttgtattgaaaatatacCTTCATTAAAACTGCACTACAAATTGGGTTTTGAAACTGTTAATAGAGTGACGTGGATACAGAAATGTAATTAA